Genomic segment of Apium graveolens cultivar Ventura chromosome 7, ASM990537v1, whole genome shotgun sequence:
GTCGTTTCTTAGAGCTCATCATTTTTTTACCTATCTAAATTTTCTTGATTATAATGATTATAAAGCAAGAGTTGGCTGCAATCTTTAAAAAAATTGGGGAGAAGCAAACATGCACCATTGGTCTGTACGAGTTATACAGGATCACCCAGTTATATCCGAAGGCAAGTGCATAATGCATATATACATGGAAAATTATCTGCTTCCATCTTATATTCTTCCTTACATTTATGACCTTCATTTTTTTTGTCATGTTTGTAACAATATTATCTGAACACAATTCAGGTGGATATATTTTCTCAACTACAAAATGCTAGTGAGGCATTTCGTACTTATATTAGAGACGGTTTATCTCAGGTATGCTCCGATGTCTTTTtcaataatatatttttgtaTGTTCAAGGAGATGGTGCATTGACCAGTTCCTCGCCTCCATTCTTGCAGATGGAGAAGAATGCAGCAGCTGGCAGAACACCTTCAAGTGTACCCTTAGCCACTCCCCCACCATCTTCTTTGAACCTTTCCTCCCCAAAATTCGCACCACTATCACCTGTTCATACAAATACACTGAATGattcaaaatctgtgaattctaaAGTAGAACCTACAAGCTTTAGTTTACCTCCATCATATGCAGAAGATGACAAAGCTTATAATACTATGATGTCTAGAGGTCCAATATCTGATCATCCAGAATCAAGACATCAGTCTGGTGAACAAAATGAAAGATTCCCGCCCGGAGGTTTACTTCTGCTAAAttttaatttacattttcaaatATCTCATATCTCAATTCCCTTTGCAGATAAATTAACCATAAGATGTAATTCTATATATTGCAGTTACTGGCGGAACATTAAATGCAATTAGAGAAAGGATGAAGAGTATTCAGGCAGCTGCTGGAAATCCAGAATCAGTAAACAGACCACTCATGAACTTGAATGGCAATGTAGACCCGAGCCAATTTTCTCAATCTACGGACCGAGCTAATTCTGAGAATCCTGCAGTAGGTGTGCTTCCTATGGATGAGAAGGCATTATCTGGGCTACAAGCACGGATGGAAAGGCTTAAAAGCGGGTCGATCGAACCAATGTAGGCTCAAAATTGGCCATTTTGAGCATTGGGGAATTGATTGTTCCCTAAGATGCCAGTGCCACAAATGAGGAAGCCCGGCAGATGTAATTATGCCGCGGAGCACGGTATAGATGATTCAAATTATTAGTGCAATGATCGTTTGCATAGAAGTTTGTATCATAATCTTAATTTTGTAGAAGCGATGTCATGAAGCAATATTGTCTGTTGTGTAGTGTATTTAGTGTTGAGCAGCTGGTAAGTGTATATTATTATATGTTGATGATTTTTTATATTGACCATACTAGTTACGAGATTATAAATGGTTTTTTGAAGTTATCCTTGAATTTGTCAGCAGTTCACCGTTGCACCAAGAGACGCATACAAGTAAGATGACATTATTATAATGATAATATGAGTTGTCTTTCACTAGTATATTTTTTAAGCAAGCTCAAGTTGGACTATAGAATCATTATCTTTCAGAATAATACAAAGCAGGAAAGGGCTATGAAGTATGACCTAAGGGGTAGATCCTGAGCTGGTTGTGTGGGGGCCGTATGGTCATAGAGGGTCGGTAGCAAGCAACTAGGGACGGCACTAGATGACATTTAGCCATCCTGTTATGTTTAGAGTTTTCGAGCCCGTATACTGAACTGCAGTTGCCAGTTAGTGAATTGACATCTGTGGAAGGCAAACAAAACCTCCCAAGCTGTGATAGTTCCTGCTAAGTAATTGGTTGATGTTCTCAGAGCCTCGTTACTTTAAAGCACAGGATTTTGGTTGACGTTCTATGCCCGTCACAATATAAGAAATTAATGGATTACAAAAAGGCTAggtatttaaaattatattactCATTAAAGAATCGAAAACCCAGGGGCCAACATGCACATGTTGTATAGTTTTATAGAACCCAAAGTTGCACATGTTTAGCACTATTGCCAAAAGGACCACAAGACTAATAATACCCACAATATAGAATTTAGCTAATGTTTTATGCTCTAGTTGTTAGAAGTTTACATGGATCAAACCAAGCAAAACATTGAAAAGAATTAAGGTTATGAGGCACAAGTTGTTCCTATACAACAACTCAAATGGAGGGACATACAGGACAGAAAAAGCTTCTCTCCCACTAGTGGACATCAATTTTGAATAGAAAATTATGCTACCAAtctatttatttacttaataatGTACACATGCGcgcgtgtatatatatatatatatatattcacaagaATCTTCCATCACATCTTCTTAGCTAGTCTACCGACCATGTTTTCCCCCATTTCCTTTATCTCCTACCTGTCCATATCCGTCCCATTTCTATGCAAATCTATGGTGCATTATCACAACCTAGCTACTACTATATTCTTTTATTGATGGATTCATAATTGATCCCTGTGTTGGCCATATCCAATTTCGTTTTCTAAAAACACCACCATGTAATGAGAAATTGGCGGGGAAATGGATTTTTTTATGCTAGATATAGTCAGATTCTTTTTCAAGAGATGTTGCAATCAAGAAAAAACACCACTAGTTCTCCTAAAATTTAAGGGTGTTAAAGAAAATTTACCAATATCATTTCACTCATTTGAAGATTGCATTACCGAAACGGAAATAATCATCTTTGGAAAAATAATTGTGTTAACGTTAATTTTTTTTAGAATAATTAAATAGCAAAGAATCCAACTCAAAATCTATACATACTTGTGCTCTTAAATTTGCTAAAATGTAGAATTACTAGAAGAAGGCTTAACCTGATTTATAATGAAACCAATGCATATGTTTATGCAGTATATGGCATTCAATTTAAAGCTTCTTAATTATCTCGGACTTTAAAAAGAGTGAACTTATATATAATGTTAAGTTTGGATGGAAATGGAGGAGAAGGATTCACTGTGATTATGTATTGTTCATATCTGGGGATCTTGTGCAGATACGCATATTGACTGCATTTTACATATTTCATGCACCCCGGTTAGTGATTAGTACACGCTGATCGGGGGGGGGATCAATTTCAAAAAACTGATAGAGGATTGATTTTGACATTTCTAAACTTCACATAGACTAGACAGATTCCAATATTTGTGTATATAAATATGATTATGGTGTGGTTTTGTCTGATACGGCAGACGATAGTGCATGTTTCGTATGTTAAAGAAAACCAACATTTATAATGATGGTCTTTGTAATTTTGCAGCAAACGATAGATAAGTTGAAATCACGTCAACTCATGTTATCATCCTACCTACGTATTGAACCATCGGAAAAATATATAATATCGTTATCCAcaatctcatatatatatatatataagttgaTTTTTCCATTAGCCGCATGGAGTGTTGATGGATTCAAAATAATGGGATAATATCTAACCTTGACAATCGTATATATATTAACACAAATATGAATTTCTGTACCTACTGCTACTGCTAGACCTGATTCAAGATCCAAATCTTATAATTCGAAAATTAAATTAAACCGAACCGAAAATTTAACAGAAAATAATTTGAAATACTAGATCCGATTATATATTGAAATTGAACAAAACCGAATCATATATTATCTGAACCAAGTATGACCCGAAATAAGCAAAATTCATACTTAACAGTAGAATATCTTGTTGgctttatttattataattattagTTGTTTTATTGTAATCCAAACTAGGGAAATAAATCAGGACTAAGTATCTAGTTGCAGCTGGAAGACTTAGTCATATCAGTAGACGAGGTATTTTAGGAGAGTCAGTAGTTGATGTAATGTAGAAGTATAATTTGCATTTTGTTGCTATTTTGTAGGCACTATCTCACAAGTGCGTTTGCTTTGTTTTTCTATAAACTGCTGTAACTTTGCTTCTAGAATCAATAAGAAAGAACACAGTTCCTGCACTCTAATATTCTCatatacattatatatatattcatcaTATATTAACATTGTGGTATCAGAGCGAACCAGGTTGTGGATGCCCAAATACATGCCTAGGACAGTATCAATGGAAACATCAAAATCAAAGGAATGGACAGTCGGCTTGAATTATCCAATGTTTGCACGTACGAACTACACTGCTTGGTCGATCAAAATGCGAGTCTTCATGCAGGCACAAGGCGTTTGGGATGCTGTAGAGAATAGCGATCCTAAAACTGAAGTCGAGACCAAAATGGATAAGGTGGTACTTGCAGCAATCTATCAGGGAATACTAGAAGAAATTCTCTTATCGATAGCTGACAAAAAGACTGCGAAAGAGGCATGGGTATGAGAGCAGAAAGAGTTAAAACGGCAAAGGTGCAAACTCTAAAAGCTGAACTCGAGTCAATGATGATGAAGGACGGTGATCAGCTGGAGGATTTCTGTATGAGAGTGAATGAAATTGTGACAAACATTCGCATATTGGGAGAGACACTGGAAGAATCCTACGTTGTGAAGAAATTGCTACGAGCAATGCCCTCCAAATACTTGTTAATTGCATCAACGTTAGAGCAATTTGACGACATGGAGGCTATGACTGTTGATGAGGTTGTGGGATGACTCAAAGCACATGAAGAACGGATGCGGGGTCAAACAGACAATTCTGGTGGCAAACTGCTTCTCACACAAGAGGAGTGGTCTAAACGCCACAATAAAACAGGGATGTCTGGAACTCACAATCAGAAGCCAAGGTATATGGCAAATAACCGTGAAAAAAGCAGAGGTGCGTATAAATCCACTGGTAGAGATCAACAGTTACGTTCAGACGAAGGAAATATAAGCAATTCTGCTGGACGGGACAAAAGCAGAGTCAAGTGTTTCAATTGCAATGTCCATGGTCATTATGCGGCCGAATGTCGTAACCCAAGACGTGGAAGAGAGCGAGGCAGTGGACAAAAACCAGAAATAATTTTTTATGAAATACTAGATGATGGGCCTGCATTATTGTTTATAGAATACGGAGAAAACAAGAACAATATTGTCTTGCTCAATGAAGAAAGTGTGATCCCACGACTGGATGAAAGAGGCATTGGTAAAAAGGAATCCAATTTGTGGTATTTGGATAACGGTGCCAGTAATCATATGACTGACCACCATTGCAAATTCAAAATGCTGGATGAAGGAATCACTGGACAAGTGAAGTTTGGTGACGGATCGACTGTGGAGATAAAAGGAAGAGGCTCCATAATATTGAGATGCAAGAATGGGGAAGAAAGACTTATACATGAGGTATATTTCATTCCAACTTTATGGAACAATATCATTAGTTTAGGACAACTCTCTAAAGATGGAAATAAAGTAATTATGCATGGAGAATTCTTGTGGGTCTACGATAAGAAAGGAGATTTGCTGATGAAAGTCATGTGTTCAGTGAATAGGTTGTACAAAATTATAATTGAAGGAGCTAACAATGAATGTCTCTTGTCAAAAATGGAGGAGACGTCCTGATTGTGGCACTCACGAATAGGACACGTGAACTTCCAGGCTATTAAGTTGCTGTCTAGTGCCAATATGGCTCATGGAATAACTGATTTTGTGCAACCAAGCGAAATATGTCGTGGATGTTTGATGTCAAAACAGGTACAAAAATCATTCCCGTCACAGTCTACGTATGCAGCAAAGGAAAAGCTCGCACTGATCCATGGCGATCTATGCGGGCCAATATCTCCTCCTACACCTGGTGGAAGCAGGTACTTCTTTATACTAGTAGATGATTTTACTAGAATTATGTGGGTATACATGTTAAGGTCAAAAGATGAAGCTTTGGAGGTGTTTAAGAATTTTCGAACTCTTGTTGAGAAAGAAGCAAAAGGTTCTATAAAGGTGTTTATAAGTGACATAGGTGGTGAGTTCACCTCAAAAGCATTTGAATCATATTGCAACAAGGCTGGGATTCAAAGGCACCTGACATCACCGTACTCTCCACAGCAAAACGACGTCGTGGAACGTCGAAATAGGACGGTTGTGGCTATGGCGAGGAGCTTCTTGAAAGAGAAAGGTTTACCATCAAAGTTTTGGGGAGAGGCTGTGCGTCAATCGGTTTACATTCTGAATCGATTGCCCACTCGATCTCTATCTAGTATCACTCCATATGAAGCTTGGATGGATTTTAAGCCTGATCTAAACCACATTAGAGTCTTTGGGTGCCTGGCCCATATGAAGATTCCCAAAATCCATACAACTAAGCTGGACGACAGGAGCAAGCCTGTCGTTTATTTTGGCAAGGAGCCAGGAACAAAAGCCCATCGCCTCTATGAACCTAACACTGGGAAAATTTATGTCAGCAGAGACGTTATTTTCGAAGAAAATAAAGCCTGGGACTGGATCAATCATGATGCACGCAACACTAATAAGGCTGCTTCCTTCGTAATAATTGATGTGGTCGCTGCAActcagggagagagagaacttGATGGGATTGCAACGACCATTTCAAAGAGGTCACACAACTCTGGAGCTGATGAACCAAGTTACAGCAACTCAAGTATTTCTGGTTCTAGCAGCTCAAGTATTTCTGGTGTTTCTGGTTCTCAGTCGAATGGTTCTCAATCGAGTAACAGAATTGATGACATCAGCACTAACAATATACAAACGTATGGATCAAGCAGTGAAAGTGGCTCAGACTCCCCAAGGCGCTATCGTCTGTTAAGTGATGTCTATAATGACACGGAGGAGATAGAATTCTCAGACGAGCTGTTGTTTGCTGGAATTGATGAACCAACTTCATTCAGTCAAGCTGTCAAAATCACGGAATGGAAGGTGGCAATGCAAGTGGAAATGGACACAATAGAGAAAAACAAAACGTGGATCTTAACAGAATTGCCAGCTGATAGAAAGGCTATACAATTGAAATGGGTGTACAAGCTGAAGAGAGACACAAATGGCACCATTTTGAAGTACAAAGCGAGACTGGTCGCGAAGGGATTTGTAAAAAAGAAGGGtgctgattttgaagaagtattCGCATCTGTAACTCGATTAGAAACAGTGCGTTTGCTCCTGGCGTTATCTGCTAAAAATGGGTGGGAAGTCCACCACCTTGACGTAAAGTCAGCCTTCCTGAATGGAGAGTTActtgaagaggtatatgttgtGCAACCAGAGGGCTTTATAAAGAAAGGGCAAGAAAATAAAGTCTACAGGCTACTAAAGGCTTTATACGGACTTCGCCAAGCACCACGAGCTTGGTACGCGAAGTTGAATAAGAGTCTGAAGGAACTGGGTTTTGAAAAATGCCCATACGAACACACTATGTACACAAAGCGTGAGGGTGATGAGTGTCTGATCGTAGCTGTCTATGTAGATGATCTGCTAATAACGGGTTCAAAGCTGTCAAATATTTTGAAGTTTAAAAGGTAAATGAGCAGCAAGTTCGAGATGACAGACTTAGGAAAGCTGGCTTACTACCTGGGAATTCAAGTTGATCAGCAAATGGGCTATACGGAGATTAAACAATCTGCATACGCAAGGAAATTGCTGGAGAATGCAGATTTATCAAACTGCAATGCAGTTAAATTTCCAAAGGAGTCGAAGACAGTGTTGAGTAAGGACGAAAATGGGAAGCAAGTTGATGCAACAGTCTACATGAGTCTAGTGGGTGGATTGAGGTATTTTGTACACACCAGGCCTGATATTGCATACGTAGTTGGTGTTGTAAGTAGGTACATGGAACGCCCAACAGAGACACACTATAATGCAGTGAAACGGATTCTCCGTTATGTGAAAGGGATACTTGATTATGGATTGGTGTATTCAAAAGGAACTGGTAACTACATACTAGCTGGGTTTTCCGATAGTGACTTAGCTGGGGATGCAGATGACCGTAAGAGCACGAGTGGCATGTGTTTTTACTTAAACGAGAATCTGATAACCTGGGTGTCACAAAAATAGAAGTGTGTTGCTTTATCATCTTGTGAAGCTGAATTTATGGCAGCAACGGCTGCTGCATGCCAAGGAGTCTGGCTGAGAAATTTGCTAATGCAGATTAGTGACATTGGTCCAAGTCCGGTGGTGATATATGTCGACAACAAATCAGCAATAGACTTGACAAAGAATCCCGTTTTCCATGACTGTAGCAAACACATTCATATCCgttatcacttcataagagacTATAGCGAGAGAGGTGAAATAATTGTGAAGTTCATACGCACCAGGGAACAGAAAGCAGATGTGCTAACCAAAGCAATGCCAGCAACAAAGTTTGAGGAAATGCGGACATTGTTGGGAGTAAAGATTGTGAACTGAATGTGTTTGGATTAAGGGAGAGAATGTTGgctttttttattataattattagTTGTTTTATTGTAATCCAAATTAGGGAAATAAATCAGGACTAAGTATCTAGTTGCAGCTGGAAGACTTAGTCATATCAGTAGACGAGGTATTTTAGGAGAGTGAGTAGTTGATATAGTGTAGGAGTATAATTTGCATTTTGTTGCTATTTTGTAGGTACTATCTCACAAGTGTGTTTGCTTTGTTTTTCTATAAACTGCTGTAACTTTGCTTCTAGAATTAATAAGAAAGAACACAGTTCCTGCACTCTAATATTctcatatatattatatatatatatacatcatatATTAACATATCTAACATTCCTGACAAATAAGGATCAAGATACAAACGCATTATTAAAAGATGCATATTACAAGATATGATTAATTCATTATCACCATTTAGACACCACACACTCATATGTACAATGGTAACACAATTAATGTttatcataaataattaattataataatacaTACAATAAATAATTCCAAAACATTCTCCTTGCAAAAGATATAAAAATTGCTAGGGTTTGATGTCTGTTCCATCCCAGTTAGGTATACTAAAATCACCCACTGTACCATCAAACTCATTCCAATTCCAGTAGCTACTACTTTCCAATTCCATCACACTCAAACTACTACTTGTGTTATCATTCTCATTACCCGGAACTTCGAATTCCCATGCTTCATTAATCCCAGGCTTCATACCACCAATATTCACTGATTTCTCCATGTTTTCCAGCTTCTGAAAAGATGTTGCAATATTATTTAATGAACGATTTACCTCCGAATTCGAACTCGAAAATGAAAACTGCATGGGCTGATGGTTCATGAAACTTTCGGTATTGTATATCAATGCACCATCATCATGGCTAAGAAAAGATGGTAGATGGTGAATGCTGTTCATAGTTTGATATAAACTCGATAACGGTGGATTAACAGTGGTAGTGGTGATGGCAGGTGGTTGATGAGATGGTTTGTGTCGTTTGTTTTTGCGGCCGCCACCAACCGGGACGTTTCGGAGAGTGCCACCTTTAGTCCAGTGACGTTTACAAGCCTTACAGAAATGACGTGGCTGTGTTCTGTTGTAGTTGTTGTAGTAGCAAAATTTAGTGTTTGTTGAGTTGCATCTTGGACAGTTGAGTGGATCTGGCTGCTGTAGCTGCTGGTGTGATCGCTTATTCGATTGAGGAGGTTTCGGATCTGATTCTGATGGTTGCAGCCAATTATTAAACACCTGGCTATCATCGTCCGAAACCTGTTTCATACTCAATCCCATATAGGCAATTTTTTTGTATATTCAGATATATATTCGGTGGATTTAGTTAGTCGAAAATGACCGtgttttcttgtagtgatgcGTGGAGAAGGTTTTTGATGCAGGTGAAAGAAGAGGATAGGGAATTGAGGTAGAAGGGGGGGGATTGAGGGTGGTTTGGTTATAAGAAAAAACAAGGTAGGTTTGTTGTTTTGGAGATATAAATATAGAAATGATGAGATTGGTTTTGGTAGGATTAAGAAGGTGATGAGAAGCGAGGATGCCTGAGATTTTCTCTCTccatatataaaatatgtataAGTTAATTCTCTGTATGTTGAAGTGTGTTTTAGTGCGAAATCTCTATCAATCTATCTGTGAAAACGACAAGTTAATAAGATAATAGAGATGAATGAAGACTAGCTTGGGCTTGTGTGTTTCTTGAGGGTGGCTGGGTTTGTGGTGTGTATGATGTGTTTGGTGGGGGCGATTTGGTAGCTTGTGGGGGCCACTATTATACATGTACCCCCTAGTAATATTTACTaattgttatcactatatattatccccttttcctgcaattatatatatacattcaaCCTACATACAAGTTTAGATTATAAATTATAGATTTTATTATTACAATCGGACCGGTTTTTTATAAATTCCAGAAGAAATTGGTCAAAAATATTTGACCGTTTCAATACATGATTTATAAATcatttgatttttaaaatttatccaaTAAATTCGAAATCGATATTTTATTCGATTAATTCAAATTTTTGAAATCGATAATAACGTGATTATAGATGGAAACTGatgtataataattaatttttGACCAACAATCATCCGGTAAAATTGTATAAGAGGTATTAAGTAGGGATAGATGGTGACGCCTGTATTTATAAAAATTGTCATTATAAAAACCATCCACGGCGCGAAATTTATATCGAATAGATGAATATAAACACTCAGTTGTAAGGAAAACCCTAGTATATATATAGATAATAATACATAAAACTAAGGATACCAAAATTGAAACAACAATCAGGAATTCAATATATGATCAAATGTAGAGAGTTACTTAGAGACGAAGGAGGGTGGTGGCAAAAAGACATGTGGGTGTATGAAGACCATTGATAGTGCCTTGTGTCTTTTGCTGTAAAGAGGGAGGAATGAATCAGGTCccagaataacaaaatatatGTGAATATGCACATGTGTGTGCCATGATGAATAGTCAAGTATATATAAATTATGTTTGTGGTGTTCTGTAAGCTCTAAGGATGAGGGTCCGTTTGCTGCCATGTATAGATTGCTTGCATTCTTCATTACACACTGTATTATCATCACCAACTTTATTTTATAAACACACATCATAATTAGGGGGTTTGAGTACGTAATGCATTATGCATTGATCATGACTTGCTTCAAGTAAATTATTTGTCAAACTACAAATGTACATGCGTTGCAAATTTAACATTTACTAGCCCAATAGCCCCCCCTCCCTTGCCCCGTGCCGTAtaaagttttaaaattttatgagAATGGTGAAATATTCCCAAAATTTTTGGGAGAAA
This window contains:
- the LOC141673560 gene encoding uncharacterized protein LOC141673560, with the translated sequence MGLSMKQVSDDDSQVFNNWLQPSESDPKPPQSNKRSHQQLQQPDPLNCPRCNSTNTKFCYYNNYNRTQPRHFCKACKRHWTKGGTLRNVPVGGGRKNKRHKPSHQPPAITTTTVNPPLSSLYQTMNSIHHLPSFLSHDDGALIYNTESFMNHQPMQFSFSSSNSEVNRSLNNIATSFQKLENMEKSVNIGGMKPGINEAWEFEVPGNENDNTSSSLSVMELESSSYWNWNEFDGTVGDFSIPNWDGTDIKP